GTCAAGCGTCAGGGATATGAGGAATCTGCTGCTACAAGCAACAGGTTCTAGCGGTGTAAACTGAATGTGGGAAAATGCACAAGGGCAAGCCCAGCACCCATGCTGGGAGATCTGAGACTTGCCCTCGGGCTATGTATATACGACAGAGGATATAGGTGGTCGCATTAGCTATGCGATGAGACCTCTGTATCGCATGGTGAGGAGAGCACGGTGTCTACTCCTCGAGGTGCTTATGCTAGCTGCTTCTCGATGTAGTCGATAGCGTCGCCAACGGTCTTGATACCCTCAGCCTCCTCGTCGGGGATGGTCATATCAAACTCCTTCTCGAAGGCCATCATCAGCTCGACTGTGTCGAGTGAGTCAGCACCAAGATCGGTCGTGAAGTTGGCCTCACGAGTTACCTCTGAGAGCTCGACGTTGAGCTTGTCTGCGATTAGGTCTTTGACCTTGCTTTCTACTTCTGCGTTCATTGCTTAATAGGTTATTTGATGAATAATTGATTAGTCATACTAGATCGGTAAAGCATCGGTGCAGACCGCTTGGCTCTGAGGCGTAGCGCATCCGCAGATTTAGCTGTACCTTTGTACAGAAGAGGCGTGAAAGCGTGTAGATGCCACTGCATTTTGCACACATGCGCCCCTTATGTGCAACAAATGTACGAATAAAAATGGAAACCATAGCTATCTTCGCCTCAGGCAATGGAACAAATGCGGAGGCACTTGTCCACTATCTGGCTCATATCGACGACATTTCTGTCGCGCTCATAGCGACCGACAACCCCCACGCTGGAGTTCTCAAGCGTGCTGAGAGACTGGGCATACCGTCCCTCACCTTCCAGCGCAAGGAGATGCGTGAGCCCGCATTTGCTAAGCAACTCCGAGAGCAATATCAGGTGACTGCGATCGTCCTCGCGGGCTTCCTCGGCTTGGTGCCTGAGAGCTTGCTACGCGCTTTCCCGCAGCGCATCCTCAACATTCACCCAGGGCTGCTACCCGACTATGGGGGCAAAGGGATGTATGGCGATCGCGTCCATGAGCGTGTACTAGAGGAGCACTGCGCCATGAGCGGCATCACGATCCACCTCATCGACGAACAGTTTGACCGTGGCTCGACGCTCTGCGAGGTGCGCCTAGCGGTTCACCCTGACGACACGGTCGAGACGCTCGCTGAGCGCATCCATCGTCTGGAGCACGCCTACTACCCAGTGGTCGTCGCCGACTACCTTACACGTCCCGACCTCCCGCCACTCGTCTAGCGCAGTTAAATGAGACTGTTGCAAAAGTCAATAGTCTCTTAATGATAGAGGGGACCCGATCGCACGGTAGCGGTCGAGTCCCCTCTCTATATATCGTGTTTGGAAGCCTAATCCTCTGACGGCTGTTCAAGTGCTCGCTGCGCTTTGAGCTCCTTAAACTTAGCCTGCATCGTCGGGTTCTTGTAGGTGAGCTTGTGAATGGTCAGTTCCTCCGCCTTGTCGTTGGCTAGGCGCAAGTAGTTTTCGCTACCCATAAGAAGCCCTTTGATCTTTTGCAGATGCTCGATAGAGGTATCGATTTCTTTGATCGCCTTCAGAAACTTATCATTTGCTAAGCGTATGTCGCGCCCGAATCTGTTCTTGAAGTCCTTCACTTTCTCCTCAAAGTGTGTGATGTCGATGGACTGCCGCTGCGCCTCGAAGAGCTGCTTGCGTATATCGAGGCTCTTGCGTGAGGCGGAGACGAGGAGCGTGATGAGTGGCACGAAGAACTGGGGACGGATCACATACATCTTCTCGTAGCGGTGTGACTTGTCGACGATACCGCCGTTATAGAGTTCGTTGTCGCCCTCCAGGAGCGACACGAGGACGGCGTACTCGCACCCCTTCTTGCGTCGATCCTCGTCAAGCTTCTTGAGAAAGTCTTCGTTGCGATGCTTCGTGGAGGTCGTGTCAGACTCGTTTTTCATCTCAAACATGATGGAGATGTACTCTAGCTCACCTTCATCGGCATAGTCACGAAAGACAAAGTCTCCCTTGGTGCCACCGACCACGTCGTTGTCCTTCTCAAAGTATGCGTTGGGATAAAAGGGTCTCAGCTTCTGCTCAAACTCCAAGGCGCAGTGCTGCTCGAGTGTCTCACCCAGCATCTTGGTGGACATGCGAGACTTGAGGTCTTTGTAAAAGTCTACCTCTTGCTCTAGCACCTTCTTCTCTAGCTCGTGTTGCTCTTGCAGTTGCTTGACCTCTAGCTGAGCCTCTTTGCTCTGTAGCTCCACCTGAGCCTGCAATGCTGTGATCTCTTGCTCCTTAGCTTGTAGTGCTTTCTGGCTCTCGGCCTGCACCTTCAGGCGCTCATTGTCTCGTAGGCTCTCTTGCTGCGCTAGCTGCGCCTGCAGCTCGATGAGCGTTTGCTCTTTGTTGGCCAGAGCTAGCTTCAGATCCGCTTGGCTCTTCTCGCCCATAGCGTCGAGCTTGCTCTGGAGCTGTACCAGCTCGTTGTCTCGCTTTGAGATCTGCTCCTTGAGCGTCGCCTCAGCCTGTGCCACAGCGAGCTGCTGGGCCTGTCGGCTCTGCTCCTCGACCAGCGCCACGCGCTCAGCGAGCGCCTTGTCAAAAGCCTCGCCACGCACCTGCTCTAGCAGCTGCGCATAACCACGCTCATCGATACTAAACGGCTGATGGCAATTCGGACAAACCAATTCGTGCATAGGGATTAGAGGTTGGATGTTAGAAGTTAGAGATTAGAAGTTAGAGATTAGGGATTAGAAGTTAGAGAGGGATCGGAAGGTATCTGAGCTATCGGAAGTTTCGGAGTGATCCGATCGGCCTCTCTCTACTTGAGACTACGTACATTCCACCCGCTAATGCAATTTCTCAAGAATGATGTTTTTGATGACTTCATTGGGTGTCTTATAGTTTAGGTTTTTACGGGGTCTATTGTTTAGTAGGTTCTGAAAGCGTCTAAGGTCAGCGTCAGTTAAGTCTTCGAAAGTAGAGGCCTTAGGAATAAACTGGCGTAGCAGTTTGTTTAGGTACTCAATATGAGGCTTATCCCAGGATTGATAGGGGTGGGCAAAGTAGACGGGCGTTTTGAGAGACCTCTCTATGGTCTTAAACTTGGCAAACTCACTTCCATTGTCGGTTGTGATCGAGTGTAGCAGTCCCATCTTCTTGTAGTACCTCAGAGCTTTATTCACCTCTCTGGCGAGAGCTTTGGCATCCTTGCCATGCTCCAGAAGTCGTATGATAGTAAAGCCTGTAACACGCTCTACAAGCGTTAAAATTGCTCCTTTCTGCTCTTTGCCTATAATGGTATCCATCTCAAAATCTCCTACTCGTGCCTTCTGGTCAATGCACTCAGGACGAGTCTCTATGGACTTTCGCTTAGGCCAGTCTGTTTTTATTGGTACGGCCAGGCGTCGCTTGCGATAAGCTAGCCCATGCCTTGTGTGTTTGTAAAGCTTGCCTCCAGCTTTCTTGTC
The sequence above is a segment of the Porphyromonas vaginalis genome. Coding sequences within it:
- a CDS encoding IS30 family transposase, whose translation is MHLTQAQRYEIAALLKTNTPQKKIAEVIGVHPSTICREIKRNLTPAGNYSPTQAQMFAKERQDWKNKARAKLTNAMKADIVQCIVEHKWSPEQIAGRRKLEGKPMVGKTSIYKFLHQDKKAGGKLYKHTRHGLAYRKRRLAVPIKTDWPKRKSIETRPECIDQKARVGDFEMDTIIGKEQKGAILTLVERVTGFTIIRLLEHGKDAKALAREVNKALRYYKKMGLLHSITTDNGSEFAKFKTIERSLKTPVYFAHPYQSWDKPHIEYLNKLLRQFIPKASTFEDLTDADLRRFQNLLNNRPRKNLNYKTPNEVIKNIILEKLH
- a CDS encoding acyl carrier protein, with protein sequence MNAEVESKVKDLIADKLNVELSEVTREANFTTDLGADSLDTVELMMAFEKEFDMTIPDEEAEGIKTVGDAIDYIEKQLA
- a CDS encoding phosphoribosylglycinamide formyltransferase, whose product is METIAIFASGNGTNAEALVHYLAHIDDISVALIATDNPHAGVLKRAERLGIPSLTFQRKEMREPAFAKQLREQYQVTAIVLAGFLGLVPESLLRAFPQRILNIHPGLLPDYGGKGMYGDRVHERVLEEHCAMSGITIHLIDEQFDRGSTLCEVRLAVHPDDTVETLAERIHRLEHAYYPVVVADYLTRPDLPPLV
- a CDS encoding DUF2130 domain-containing protein; this encodes MHELVCPNCHQPFSIDERGYAQLLEQVRGEAFDKALAERVALVEEQSRQAQQLAVAQAEATLKEQISKRDNELVQLQSKLDAMGEKSQADLKLALANKEQTLIELQAQLAQQESLRDNERLKVQAESQKALQAKEQEITALQAQVELQSKEAQLEVKQLQEQHELEKKVLEQEVDFYKDLKSRMSTKMLGETLEQHCALEFEQKLRPFYPNAYFEKDNDVVGGTKGDFVFRDYADEGELEYISIMFEMKNESDTTSTKHRNEDFLKKLDEDRRKKGCEYAVLVSLLEGDNELYNGGIVDKSHRYEKMYVIRPQFFVPLITLLVSASRKSLDIRKQLFEAQRQSIDITHFEEKVKDFKNRFGRDIRLANDKFLKAIKEIDTSIEHLQKIKGLLMGSENYLRLANDKAEELTIHKLTYKNPTMQAKFKELKAQRALEQPSED